A genomic window from Fusarium oxysporum Fo47 chromosome X, complete sequence includes:
- a CDS encoding L-Aspartase-like protein: MAAYDTYQTTLTGRYCSQELSHLFSQRSRHSTWRKLWLYLAESEKELGINTITDEALEQMRTHLTVTDEDFEVARHEEKIRRHDVMAHVHAFGQAAPAAAGIIHYGATSCYVTDNTELILMRDALDLLIPKLAKVLYNLQKFALEWKNEPTLSFTHLQPAQISTVGKRAAGWAQDLLMDLNEFERVRAELKFRGAQGTTGTQASFLEIFGGDHDKCDKLNELLCQKAGFEECYDISTQTYTRKVDCLIANAVTGLGTTVTKIASDLRHLAFMKEVGEPREKGQIGSSAMAYKQNPMRSERIASLARVLQSKAATYMSTHSAQWMERSLDDSACRRIDIPEMFLLADAVAITLQNVTEGLVVFPLKIHSNIMAELPFMITENIIMRLVAMGVSRQEAHEQIRVLSFEASHQVQSLGKSNDLVERIKKTEFFKPIWADLDGMMKPELYIGRSAQLVDKFCGPGGKLEKKLAPYQSSIQKAKAAELNV, encoded by the exons ATGGCCGCCTACGATACCTACCAGACAACCCTCACGGGCCGCTACTGCAGCCAGGAGCTGTCCCACCTCTTCAGCCAGCGATCCCGCCACTCCACCTGGCGCAAGCTATGGCTGTACCTCGCCGAGAGCGAGAAGGAGCTcggcatcaacaccatcaccgaCGAGGCGCTCGAGCAGATGAGGACTCATCTCACTGTTACAgatgaggactttgaggttGCGCGCCATGAGGAGAAGATCCGTCGACAT GATGTCATGGCT CACGTTCATGCTTTTGGCCAAGCTGCGCCTGCTGCGGCTGGTATTATCCACTACGGCGCGACGAGCTGCTACGTCACCGACAACACGGAGCTCATCCTCATGCGCGACGCCCTCGATCTTCTCATCCCCAAGCTCGCAAAGGTTCTTTACAACCTGCAGAAGTTTGCGCTCGAGTGGAAGAATGAGCCAACTCTGTCTTTCACACATCTTCAGCCTGCGCAGATCAGCACCGTCGGCAAGCGAG CTGCGGGCTGGGCGCAGGATCTCTTGATGGATCTGAATGAGTTTGAGCGTGTGCGAGCTGAGCTCAAGTTCCGTGGTGCTCAGGGAACTACTGGTACTCAAGCCAGTTTCCTCGAGAT TTTCGGTGGTGATCATGACAAGTGCGACAAGCTCAATGAGCTGCTCTGCCAAAAGGCTGGTTTTGAGGAGTGCTACGAC ATCTCAACACAGACATA CACCCGAAAGGTCGATTGTCTCATTGCCAACGCCGTCACTGGCCTCGGCACCACCGTCACAAAGATCGCTTCGGATCTGCGACATCTCGCCTTCATGAAGGAAGTCGGCGAGCCCCGAGAGAAGGGTCAAATCGGAAGCAGTGCCATG GCCTACAAGCAGAACCCCATGCGATCCGAGCGAATTGCCAGTCTCGCCCGAGTCCTGCAGTCCAAGGCCGCTACCTACATGAGCACCCACTCCGCCCAGTGGATGGAGCGATCACTAGACGATTCCGCCTGC CGACGAATTGACATCCCCGAGATGTTCCTCCTCGCCGATGCCGTCGCCATCACCTTGCAGAACGTCACAGAGGGTCTCGTCGTCTTCCCCCTCAAGATCCACTCCAACATCATGGCCGAGCTCCCTTTCATGATCACTGAGAACATCATCATGCGCCTGGTCGCTATGGGTGTTTCCCGACAAGA GGCTCACGAGCAAATCCGCGTTCTGTCCTTCGAAGCCTCCCACCAGGTTCAGAGCCTTGGAAAGTCCAACGATCTTGTTGAGCGAATCAAGAAGACTGAGTTCTTCAAGCCCATTTGGGCTGATCTCGATGGCATGATGAAGCCTGAGTTGTACATTGGTCGCAGCGCACAGTTGGTTGATAAGTTCTGTGGACCCGGGGGTaagctggagaagaagcttgcgCCTTACCAGTCTTCCATccagaaggccaaggctgctgagctGAATGTTTAA
- a CDS encoding uncharacterized protein (expressed protein), translating into MDTIYVYINFLFSRFTASIVTIVYCGWRVRALAIWIIPWLFTRVVGLRLCSFNKK; encoded by the coding sequence ATGGATACAATTTATGTATATATAAATTTTCTTTTTAGTAGATTCACCGCTTCAATAGTCACAATTGTCTACTGTGGCTGGCGAGTTCGTGCATTAGCGATTTGGATTATTCCTTGGCTGTTCACCAGGGTTGTTGGATTAAGATTGTGTTCGTTTAACAAAAAATAG
- a CDS encoding glycoside hydrolase superfamily, whose product MKLFGSIGAVAAALMLLPGQALAGQYKGFSMGANRADGLCKYTADWKKDFQTIKSWNKGFNAVRLYSADDCNTLVKAVPAAKQTGMKILVGVWATDDAHFGRDKAALLKVIKQYGTDWIAAISVGSEDLYRKDISPNKLAQQIYDVRGMVRQFNKNLKVGHTDTWTAWVDGRNDVVTKACDIAITNGFPYWQGVPIKDALRLKTFQNSYWNVQKHVKAVNSKAAVWVGETGWPTKGPNYQKAAATTASLQSYYNNVGCWLWQQKDASGFWFTAFDAPLATPEVEKYFGIANKDRKLKFSLTC is encoded by the exons ATGAAGCTTTTCGGATCTATTGGCGCCGTTGCGGCGGCTTTGATGCTTCTCCCCGGTCAGGCTTTGGCTGGGCAGTACAAGGGTTTCAGTATGGGTGCCAACAGGGCTGATGGGCTTTGCAAGTACACTGCGGACTGGAAGAAGGATTTCCAGACTATCAAGAGCTGGAACAAGGGTTTCAACGCTGTGCGCCTCTACTCCGCCGATGACTGCAACA CATTGGTCAAGGCTGTCCCCGCCGCCAAGCAGACCGGCATGAAGATCCTTGTTGGCGTCTGGGCCACCGACGATGCTCACTTCGGCCGTGACAAGGCCGCTCTTCTCAAGGTCATCAAGCAGTACGGCACCGACTGGATCGCCGCTATCTCCGTCGGTTCCGAGGACTTGTACCGCAAGGACATTTCCCCCAACAAGCTGGCCCAGCAGATCTACGACGTGCGCGGCATGGTTCGCCAGTtcaacaagaacctcaaggTCGGCCACACCGACACCTGGACTGCGTGGGTCGACGGCCGCAACGATGTGGTCACCAAGGCGTGCGACATTGCCATCACCAACGGCTTCCCCTACTGGCAGGGCGTTCCCATCAAGGATGCTCTGCGCCTCAAGACTTTCCAGAACTCGTACTGGAATGTTCAGAAGCACGTCAAGGCTGTTAACAGCAAGGCTGCTGTCTGGGTTGGAGAGACTGGATGGCCTACTAAGGGACCTAACTACCAGAAGGCCGCTGCTACTACCGCTAGCCTGCAGAGCTACTACAACAACGTCGGATGCTGGCTGTGGCAACAGAAGGATGCTAGTGGTTTCTGGTTCACTGCTTTCGATGCGCCTCTGGCTACCCCTGAGGTTGAGAAGTACTTCGGTATTGCGAACAAGGACCGCAAGCTCAAGTTCAGCCTGACTTGCTAG